The Chanos chanos chromosome 16, fChaCha1.1, whole genome shotgun sequence genome has a window encoding:
- the rrm1 gene encoding ribonucleoside-diphosphate reductase large subunit, whose protein sequence is MYVIKRDGRQERVMFDKITSRIQKLCYGLNADFVDPTQITMKVIQGLYSGVTTVELDTLAAEIAATLTTKHPDYAILAARIAVSNLHKETKKVFSDVMEDLYNYISPVSKRHSPMISKETLDIVLANKDRLNSAIIYDRDFSYNFFGFKTLERSYLLKTDGKVAERPQHMLMRVSVGIHKEDIAAAIETYNLLSEKWFTHASPTLFNAGTCRPQLSSCFLLAMKDDSIDGIYDTLKQCALISKSAGGIGVAVSCIRATGSYIAGTNGNSNGLVPMLRVYNNTARYVDQGGNKRPGAFAIYLEPWHYDVFEFLELKKNTGKEEQRARDLFYALWIPDLFMKRVENNQDWSLMCPSDCPGLDECWGEEFEKLYTRYEEEGRAKRVVKAQQLWYAIIESQTETGTPYMVYKDACNRKSNQQNLGTIKCSNLCTEIVEYTSKDEVAVCNLASIALNMYVTPERTYDFQKLASVTKVIVRNLNKVIDINYYPVKEAENSNKRHRPIGIGVQGLADAFILMRYPFESPEAQLLNIQIFETIYYAALEASCELAAAHGPYETYAGSPVSKGILQYDMWDRTPTDLWDWKALKEKIAKHGVRNSLLMSPMPTASTAQILGNNESIEAYTSNIYTRRVLSGEFQIVNPHLLKDLTERGLWDEDMKNQLIAQNGSVQAIPSIPDDLKELYKTVWEISQKVVIKMAADRGAYIDQSQSLNIHIAEPNYGKLTSMHFYGWKQGLKTGMYYLRTKPAANPIQFTLNKEKLKESQPTKAPSEEEVKERNKAAMVCSLENRDECLMCGS, encoded by the exons ATGTACGTCATTAAGCGAG ATGGCCGTCAGGAACGTGTCATGTTTGACAAAATCACCTCCCGTATCCAGAAGCTATGCTACGGGCTGAATGCGGACTTTGTCGATCCC accCAGATAACGATGAAGGTGATCCAGGGCCTGTACAGTGGGGTAACCACTGTGGAACTGGACACACTGGCCGCGGAGATCGCCGCCACTCTCACCACCAAACACCCAGACTACGCCATCCTGGCTGCCCGCATCGCGGTGTCCAACCTGCACAAGGAGACAAAGAAGGTCTTCAGTG ACGTGATGGAGGATCTGTACAACTACATCAGCCCTGTGAGTAAGCGCCACTCTCCTATGATCTCCAAGGAGACGCTGGACATCGTGTTGGCCAACAAAGAC CGCCTCAACTCCGCTATCATCTATGATCGGGACTTCTCTTACAACTTCTTTGGATTCAAG ACCCTGGAACGATCTTACCTGCTCAAGACGGATGGGAAAG TTGCCGAGCGACCGCAGCACATGCTGATGCGTGTTTCTGTGGGCATCCATAAGGAAGACATCGCCGCTGCCATAGAAACGTACAACCTGCTGTCAGAGAAATGGTTCACTCACGCCTCTCCCACACTCTTCAATGCAGGCACCTGCAGACCCCAGCTCTCCAG ctgttTCCTGCTGGCGATGAAGGACGACAGCATCGACGGCATTTACGACACCCTCAAACAGTGCGCCCTCATTTCCAAGTCAGCAGGGGGCATCGGCGTGGCCGTCAGCTGCATCAGGGCCACGGGCAGTTACATCGCCGGA acaaatgGAAACTCAAACGGTTTGGTACCGATGCTCCGTGTTTACAATAACACAGCACGTTACGTGGACCAAGGAGGGAACAAG AGGCCAGGAGCGTTCGCCATATACCTGGAGCCCTGGCACTATGACGTGTTTGAGTTTCTGGAGCTGAAGAAGAACACGGGGAAGGAGGAGCAGAGGGCCAGAGATCTCTTCTACGCTCTCTGGATTCCCGACCTCTTCATGAAGAGAGTAGAGAACAACCAG GACTGGTCTTTGATGTGTCCCAGTGATTGTCCCGGACTGGATGAATGCTGGGgagaggagtttgagaaactttaCACCAG gtaCGAGGAGGAGGGTCGGGCGAAGCGTGTAGTGAAGGCGCAGCAGCTGTGGTACGCCATCATCGAGTCTCAGACGGAGACGGGGACGCCTTACATGGTCTACAAGGACGCCTGCAACCGCAAGAGCAACCAGCAGAACCTGGGAACCATCAAATGCAGCAACCTCTGCACCGAGATCGTGGAGTACACCAGCAAGGACgag GTGGCAGTGTGTAACCTGGCCTCCATCGCCCTCAACATGTACGTCACCCCTGAGAGAACATACGACTTCCAGAAGCTGGCCTCTGTCACCAAAGTCATCGTCAGGAACCTCAACAAAGTCATCGACATCAACTACTACCCCGTGAAAGAG GCGGAGAACTCGAACAAGCGCCACAGGCCAATCGGTATCGGCGTGCAGGGCTTGGCCGACGCCTTCATCCTCATGCGTTATCCGTTCGAGAGTCCGGAGGCTCAGCTCCTGAACATCCAGATCTTTGAGACGATTTATTACGCAGCACTGGAGGCCAGCTGTGAACTGGCCGCCGCCCACGGCCCGTACGAGACTTACGCCGGCTCGCCCGTCAGCAAGGGG ATCCTGCAGTATGACATGTGGGATAGGACCCCCACAGATCTGTGGGACTGGAAGGCCCTGAAGGAGAAAATTGCCAA acacgGAGTCAGGAACAGTCTGCTGATGTCTCCCATGCCCACGGCTTCCACGGCCCAAATCCTGGGAAACAACGAGTCCATCGAAGCGTACACCAGTAACATCTACACACGCAGGGTCCTGTCTGGGGAAttccag attgtGAACCCTCACCTGCTAAAGGACCTGACTGAGAGAGGTCTGTGGGACGAGGACATGAAGAACCAGCTCATCGCTCAGAACGGATCCGTGCAG gccATCCCGTCGATCCCTGACGATCTGAAGGAGTTGTATAAGACGGTGTGGGAGATCTCTCAGAAGGTGGTGATCAAGATGGCTGCGGACCGCGGCGCCTACATCGACCAGAGTCAGTCTCTGAACATCCACATCGCCGAGCCCAACTACGGCAAACTCACGAGCATGCACTTCTACGGCTGGAAGCAG GGTCTGAAGACGGGCATGTATTATCTGAGGACCAAGCCGGCGGCCAACCCTATCCAGTTCACGCTGAACaaggagaaactgaaggagTCCCAGCCGACGAAAGCTCCCAgtgaagaggaggtgaaagagaggaaCAAGGCCGCCATGGTCTGCTCCCTGGAGAACCGCGACGAGTGTCTTATGTGCGGCTCTTAA